A segment of the uncultured Desulfobulbus sp. genome:
GCTCAACGGCATTTTTAAAGAGAAAGAAAGCAAGAGCTGCAAAACCCAGTAACTGCAGGGTCTCCATGAAGTGGTACATGGTGTGGGGATTGTACTCAACATGGTAGGGAAGCAGATCATAGAGAAAACCAGGCGCGGTACCGACCACGATACAGAGGGTGGCCCCAAGGGTCATGGCGATCATCATATTCCAGGGAGGATCACCAGCGGCCTCCCAGGTTTCTTCGCTGCAGTTGTTTTTGCCAAAAAACAGAAAGTACGGCAGTTTCAAACCGTTATACATAAAGGTACCAGTGGCACCGAACATCAAGAGCCATGAGGCCCAGGAGATGTGGTGTTCAAAGCCAGCGCCAATGATCATGGATTTACTCGCCCAGGCGGCGAAAAACGGAGCCGCTGAGATGGAGAGACAGCCGATCATGGTAAAGAAGAAGGTGGCCGGCATCTTGGCATAGAGCCCTCCAAGTTCGGTGAACTTAGATTTACCGGTCATGTAGAGCACAGAGCCGGTCCCCATGAAGAGCAGACTCTTATAGAGGATATGCGCCACCGCATGGGCAACAGCACCGTTAATCGCCATCTCGGTACCGATACCGATGGCAACGACCATATAACCGACCTGGGAAACAATGGACCAGGCCAGGAGTTTGCGGATGTCATTTTCCATGACCGCGTAGATCACGCCGTAGAGGGCCATGATCACACCGAGCACGATCAGGATCTCCATACCGGCACAGGCGCGGGCCAGCGTGTAGACAGCGGTCTTGGTCGTAAAGGCGCAGAGAAAGACCGCACCATTGAAGGAGGCCTCGGAGTAGGCTTCCGGCAACCAGGAATGCAGCGGGACTACAGCAGCATTTAAGGCAAAGCCGATCATGATCAGCCAGGTATAGAGCTGCGGATGGGTGACATCCAGGAGACTGAAGGTAATGTTGCCCTCTGCCTGGTAGCGCAGCATGATACCGGCCAGGAGAATGATACCACCAATGGTATGAATCAGCAGGTAGCGGTACCCCACCTGCAGTGACTGCGGCCCGCGACGGAACCAGATCAAGAAGACCGAGGCAAAGGCCATCATCTCCCAGAAAAAGAAGAGGCTCAGGTAGTCGCCACAGTAGATGGTCCCCAGAGAACCGGCTGCGTAAAACCAGGCAGCCATGTGCTCGCCAGCCCGGTCCACCTTCAGTCCGTAGAGGGTGCCGATCACTGCCATCAAGGCCATGATCAGGGCAAAAACGGTGGAGAGTTTATCTATGCGGCCAAAGACCAGCTGCCAGTCCATGAACTGAAACTGACCAAAGGTTCCACTGAGGGTAGTATTCAGGGCCACCGCACATAAAGCCAACAGCGGCACCAGAAAAAGGTAGGGCTTACGCAACGGCCCCTGAATGAAGGGCAACAGCAGCGCCCCTCCTATCAGGAGCAATGAGGGATGAATAAAACCAGGGGTCATGCTTCTTCCTCACTGGATTGGGTACGTGTATAAAAGTCGGTCGGGGCTTGGATGCCGGAGCGGCCAAACCAACGTGCCGCACCTATGATCACGGCAGCCGCAGCAAAACCGAACAGAGACCAGAAACAGGGAACGTGCTGCTCCACCCAGCTATGGGCGTGGTGGGTGTCGACTAAGAGCGAGCTTGCGGCAATAACAGCCAGCAGCACGTAGCAGACCACGACCACAGTTTTCAACCGGGCTTGCAGGTATTTGATTATGGCAATCATCCTATGACCATCCTGACAAATTGCATCATGAAGTTGGGATAGATACCTATGATGACCGAGATGGTAGCCGCGATCAACAGCGGTATCAACATGGAGAGCGGTGCCTCTTTAATGCCGGTTTCTGCCTGACCATTCGGGCGCTTACCAAAGAAGGCCTTGTAGGTGATCGGAGCAAAGTAGCCGACGTTCAATACGGTGGAGGCGATGAGAATCATCAGAATCCCCACCTGGGAGGCTTCCATGGAACCGACCAGCAGATACCACTTGGAAACAAAGCCCGCCACCGGTGGCGCTCCAATCATGGAGAGCGAGGCCACGGCAAAGGCACCAAAGGTAAAGGGCATGGTCCGCCCCAGACCGGACATCTCTGAGATGTATTTCTTGTGGGCAGCGATATAGATCGCACCGGCACAGAAGAACAGGGTGATCTTGGAGAAGGCATGGTTGACGATATGAATCAACCCGCCCTCAATACCATGGGGAGTGAGCAGGGCCACACCCAGAATAATATAGGAGAGCTGGCTCACCGTTGAGTAGGCCAGACGCGCCTTGAGGTTGTCCTTGGACAGCGCAATCATCGAGGCGACAATAATGGTAAATCCGACAAAGTAGGCCGTGGGAATCCCCAGGTTCAACTTGTCCATAACGTCCACACCAAAAACATAGAGCATGGTGCGGGTGGTACAGAAGACACCGACCTTAACAACGGCAACCGCATGCAAGAGTGCGGAGACTGGCGTGGGCGCGACCATGGCACCCGGCAGCCAGTGATGAAACGGCATGACACCGTTTTTGGCAAAGCCGAAGATACAGAAGATGTAGAGCATGGTCACAACCCAATCTTTGGCTGTACTGGGGATGATGCCCGCATGAATGGAATGCGGAAAATCAAGGGTCCCGGACAACACGTAGATCAGGATAATGGCCGGCAACAGAAAAAATTTGGCGGTGGTGGTCAGGTAGATAATATACTTGCGGGCACCGTCATAGGATTCTGCATCCTGGTGATGAGCAACCAGCGGATAGGTGCAGACCGAAACAATCTCGTAGAAGAGATAGAGGGTGAACAGGTTATCCGAGAAGGCAACACCAATGGCACCAAAAATAGCCAAGGCAAAACAGGCGTTAAAGCGTGTCTGGCAGGGCTCGTCATGGGCCCGCATATAGCCCATGGAGTAGTAGACCGCGATGATCCACAGGGAGGAGGCCACCAGGGCAAAGATCATGGAAAACCCATCAGCACGCAGGCTGATAGAAAGTCCCGGCAAGAGGTTGAACAGGGTGAAATGCAGGGTCTGTCCGGCCTTGATGGCGGGGATAAAGGTCAGGACCATAATAAAGAGCAGCACCGAGGAGCAGGAGGAGATAAACTCCCGCAGGTTCGGATGTTTCTTCATGGTCATTACAACCAAGCTGCCAAACAGTGGTATGATCACTGCCAGCAGGAGGTTGGCATTTTCAACAACAGGGGCAAGTTCAGGGGTCAGGACATGCATAGTTTCTCTCTCCCCTTATCCTTGCAGATCAGTCAGATCATCAGTTTCTATCGATTTATAGTTCCGATAGACTGCGATCAGAATACTGACGGCGATCGCTGCCTCTGCTGCAGCAATAGCCATGATGAACAGGGTAAAAATCTGGCCAACAGCCGGTTCAGGAGAGGTGAAGCGACTAAAAGCCATGAAGTTAGTTGAGGCGGCTGCCAGAATAAACTCCGAGGAGACCAGCATGCCGATGACAGTTCGACGCACGACCATACCGTATACCCCGAAGGAAAACAGCAGGGCGCCGATCACCAGATAGGTGGTGAGGCAATTGTAAAGATTGAGCAGTTGCATCGGTTAATTTCTCCCTTTCTGTGCAAGCACCAAGGCGCCGATGATGGCCAAAAGCAGAACCAAAGAAATAAGTTCGAACACGTACCCATAGTTGGTCAAGAGTGCCAGACCAACCGCTTTGATGTCACCTGCTCCCGTACGGGGGAAGACCTGCCACTCAGTTTTAAGACCGAGCAGACTCAAGGCAGCAAAAAGCAGACCGGCAACACTGGCAGCCAGGGGGCCAGCCAGGGCAGAATGACCTTTCATCCCCACAGACTGCTGTTCTTCAGGAGTGGCCATCATGATACCAAAGGCAATCAAAATGGAGACCGCACCCACATAAATCAGCATCTGCATCATGGCCAAGAAGGGGCTGAGCAGAAAATAGTAGACGCCGGCCAACCCGGTAAAACAGACGGCAAGCCCTGCTACAGCCCGAACCAGCCGTTTGGAGTTGACTGCGATAAACGCTCCGGCAACAACCAGCGCCACAGTCAGCAAAAAGATGATGCCAACCACACCCTCAGGTGAAAAGAGGCTGGGGGCAGCACCCGTCTGAGCGACTAACGTTTGCATGTGTTCTGATCCTCCAACCGTTTTATCAGGTCAATGATAAAGTCATTTTTGTCAAAGCTGGCCAGGTTGTAGACCTTGGAATAGCGCAGAGCGTTAAAATTACAGCTCTCGACGCAGGATCCACAGAGACTGCACTTGGTGAAATCAAGTACATAGGAAGTGAGGACCTTACCCTTCCCGTTCTCGTTTTTCTTACTGGACAGGGTGATACAGCCGGAGGGACAGGCACGCTGGCACATACCGCAGGCTATGCAGTTGGGTGCGCCGGTTTCCTCGTTGCCAATCAGTTCAATATGACCCCGGAATTTCGGTGTCATGGTCGGCACCTCCCAGGGATACTGTTCGGTCACCACCGGTTTAAAAAACTCCCGGGCGGTGATCATCATGCCGGTGACCAGGCTCTTACCGCCGGTGATAATTTCGCTCCAATACCCACTCATGTCAGAACACCTTGATCAGGGCTGCGGTAATCAACAGATTAGCCATGGAAAAGGGAATCAGGATCTTCCAGCTCAGATTGAGCAACCGATAAATCTGAACGCGGGGAAAGGTCCAGCGAATCCAGATGAAGGTGAAGATCAGGATATAGATTTTAATCAAGAACCACCAGATGCCTGAGGTCATGCCGAAGGGGCCGTCCCAGCCACCCAGAAAGAGGGTTGCGGTGAGGCAGGCACCGACCACGATGTTGAGATATTCCCCCATCATGAACAGACCAAAGCCCATGGAACCGTATTCGGTCATAAAGCCCGCAACCAGCTCACTCTCGGCCTCAGCCATATCAAAGGGAGCGCGGTTGGTTTCAGCAACGGAACAGATAAAAAAGATGAGAAAGGAAATCCACATGGTCACAAAATGACCATTTTCCAGCCGGAAAATATTCCAGTGCCAGAAGCCCCCCTGCTGATCCAGGGCGATCTCCCGCAGGTTCATAGAACCGGAGATCATAACCACCGTAATCACAGTGACGAGCATGGGAATCTCATAGGCCAGGTTCTGGGAGACAGAACGGGCACCGGAGATGATTGCGTATTTATTGCCGGAGGCCCAGCCACCAAGAAGAATGGCGATCATGCCAATGGAGGCCAGCGCAAAGAGCAGGAGCACGGAGAGCTCCATATTGCGGGCACCGACATTTTCAGAAAAAGGAATAACCACCATGGAGGTGATCGCGGGGATCATCGCCAGAACGGGGGCAACACGAAAGAGGATGCCATCGACTCCCTGGGGAACGAGCAGCTGCTTGCTCAGCAGCTTCAAGCCGTCGCAGAGGGGCTGCAGGAGGCCCTGGTAGCCAGCCTCCATGGGGCCGGTCCGTCGTTGAATACGGGCAGCGCCCTTACGTTCACACCACCCAAGCCATGCAGCGTTGACACCGGCAAAGGCCATTATGCCAACCAGGTACAAGAGGGCGCGCCAAATACTTGTTTCCATATATCACATACCTCTCTTGATCAGCGGTCAATCTCGGGAATAACGAGGTCAAGGCTTCCCATGAAAGCCAGGGCATCGGCAAGGAGCATACCCTCGGCCACCTCACCAAACAGACTTAGGTTACAAAACGTCGGTGAACGCAGCTTGAGCTTATAGGGGTTCTTGTCGCCTGTGCACACCAAACGATGCCCCAGGGCCCCACGTGCGGTCTCAACGGCTGAGTAGTAGTAACCGGCCTCAGGCTTGAGAACTTTGGGAACCTTGGCCATAACCGGTCCGTCAGGCAATTTATCCAGGGCCTGCTCTATAATCCGCAGGGATTGTTCGACCTCATCCATGCGCACCATATAGCGGGCCATGGAATCACATTCGTCATAGACCGGGATATCGAAATCAAACTCAGAGTAGATGGAGTAGGCTTCGTTTTTGCGCACGTCGTAGTTGATTCCGGAACCACGGGCTACCGGACCGGTGGCACCGTAGCGGCGGCACTGTTCCTGGCTGATGAAACCGATATCTTTGATACGCTTGATCAGGATCACGTTGCCGGTGACCAGGTCGTGATACATACGCTGCCAGCGTGAGCGCAGCCGTTTGATAAAGGCGCGGGTACCGGTGATGAACTCATCATCGATATCGTTGTAGACGCCGCCAAAACGCATATAACAGTAGGTTAGACGGGAGCCGGTGATGCGTTCCAGCAGATCGATGATCTGCTCGCGGTCATCAAAGGCGTACAAGAGGGGAGTAAAACCACCAAGGTCGAGGAGAAAAGCGGCCCACCACAACAGGTGGCTGGCAATACGGTTAAGCTCAACCGTGATCACCCGGATGTATTCCGCACGCTCTGGCACCTCAATACCGGCGGCCTTTTCAACTGCAAGGGCCCAGCCGTGATTGAAGGCAAGCGCGTGGAGGTAATCCATACGGGCGGTGTTGGGCATAAACTGCGCATAGCTGCCGGCCTCGGCCAGCTTCTCGTGCATGCGGTGAATGTAGCCCAGGACCGGTTCCGCCTTAACGATATACTCGCCGTCCATGGTCATTTTTACTCGCAGGACGCCGTGGGTGGCAGGATGCTGTGGTCCTACATTGAGGACAAAGGTCTCATCATGCCGCGGTGCTACTGGTACGGTCATGGCATATAATCCTTACGAAGGGGGAAAAAGTCAGCGTCTTCCGGCAGGAGAATTCGGATCAGGTTGGGATGATCCTGGAACAGGACGCCATAGAAATCAAAGGTTTCACGCTCGTGCCAGTCGGCAGAAGGAAAAACCCCAGTAATGGTGGGTAACTCCGGAGTATCACGCGGAATACGCGTGCGTACCATAACACGGCAGTGCTCACCGCCAAGTCGGTTATAGTCGTAGACGACCTCGAGCTGTTGCTGATCGAGCCAGTCAACGCCGGAGATCGATTCAAGAAAATAGCCTTCTTTGTCCATAACCTCGGCAATTGCTACCACCTGATCCTGGGTGACCAGGACCTCAACATGATGGCCGTGCTTCGCCGGGTCAGTCACCCGAATCCCAGGTGCATCGGTGAGCCCTTCTTCCGGGGCGGTTGACGCAACTTCGGGGATAAGCTCCTGAAGAGCCTTTAGTGTAGTCTCTTGTAATGCCATGAATTTCGATGGGGTTCGTTGTGGATAAAAATCAAAAAGCCGTCTATCTCCGACCCATTACAGCTGAGGTGAAGTACGTCGTTCTCAGT
Coding sequences within it:
- a CDS encoding NADH-quinone oxidoreductase subunit D, coding for MTVPVAPRHDETFVLNVGPQHPATHGVLRVKMTMDGEYIVKAEPVLGYIHRMHEKLAEAGSYAQFMPNTARMDYLHALAFNHGWALAVEKAAGIEVPERAEYIRVITVELNRIASHLLWWAAFLLDLGGFTPLLYAFDDREQIIDLLERITGSRLTYCYMRFGGVYNDIDDEFITGTRAFIKRLRSRWQRMYHDLVTGNVILIKRIKDIGFISQEQCRRYGATGPVARGSGINYDVRKNEAYSIYSEFDFDIPVYDECDSMARYMVRMDEVEQSLRIIEQALDKLPDGPVMAKVPKVLKPEAGYYYSAVETARGALGHRLVCTGDKNPYKLKLRSPTFCNLSLFGEVAEGMLLADALAFMGSLDLVIPEIDR
- a CDS encoding Na(+)/H(+) antiporter subunit D → MTPGFIHPSLLLIGGALLLPFIQGPLRKPYLFLVPLLALCAVALNTTLSGTFGQFQFMDWQLVFGRIDKLSTVFALIMALMAVIGTLYGLKVDRAGEHMAAWFYAAGSLGTIYCGDYLSLFFFWEMMAFASVFLIWFRRGPQSLQVGYRYLLIHTIGGIILLAGIMLRYQAEGNITFSLLDVTHPQLYTWLIMIGFALNAAVVPLHSWLPEAYSEASFNGAVFLCAFTTKTAVYTLARACAGMEILIVLGVIMALYGVIYAVMENDIRKLLAWSIVSQVGYMVVAIGIGTEMAINGAVAHAVAHILYKSLLFMGTGSVLYMTGKSKFTELGGLYAKMPATFFFTMIGCLSISAAPFFAAWASKSMIIGAGFEHHISWASWLLMFGATGTFMYNGLKLPYFLFFGKNNCSEETWEAAGDPPWNMMIAMTLGATLCIVVGTAPGFLYDLLPYHVEYNPHTMYHFMETLQLLGFAALAFFLFKNAVEPVDRICLDIDWLYRKAGSGFLWLVKKPLQATDSAWGEAYRVVGLSSLMSMSRFWSWFDWNAIDGVVDGIARLVRGIGSKVRLLQSGQIQISLYYAFSLAAVLLITFITFQLL
- a CDS encoding NADH-quinone oxidoreductase subunit J, coding for MQTLVAQTGAAPSLFSPEGVVGIIFLLTVALVVAGAFIAVNSKRLVRAVAGLAVCFTGLAGVYYFLLSPFLAMMQMLIYVGAVSILIAFGIMMATPEEQQSVGMKGHSALAGPLAASVAGLLFAALSLLGLKTEWQVFPRTGAGDIKAVGLALLTNYGYVFELISLVLLLAIIGALVLAQKGRN
- the nuoH gene encoding NADH-quinone oxidoreductase subunit NuoH, with the translated sequence METSIWRALLYLVGIMAFAGVNAAWLGWCERKGAARIQRRTGPMEAGYQGLLQPLCDGLKLLSKQLLVPQGVDGILFRVAPVLAMIPAITSMVVIPFSENVGARNMELSVLLLFALASIGMIAILLGGWASGNKYAIISGARSVSQNLAYEIPMLVTVITVVMISGSMNLREIALDQQGGFWHWNIFRLENGHFVTMWISFLIFFICSVAETNRAPFDMAEAESELVAGFMTEYGSMGFGLFMMGEYLNIVVGACLTATLFLGGWDGPFGMTSGIWWFLIKIYILIFTFIWIRWTFPRVQIYRLLNLSWKILIPFSMANLLITAALIKVF
- a CDS encoding monovalent cation/H+ antiporter subunit D family protein, which produces MHVLTPELAPVVENANLLLAVIIPLFGSLVVMTMKKHPNLREFISSCSSVLLFIMVLTFIPAIKAGQTLHFTLFNLLPGLSISLRADGFSMIFALVASSLWIIAVYYSMGYMRAHDEPCQTRFNACFALAIFGAIGVAFSDNLFTLYLFYEIVSVCTYPLVAHHQDAESYDGARKYIIYLTTTAKFFLLPAIILIYVLSGTLDFPHSIHAGIIPSTAKDWVVTMLYIFCIFGFAKNGVMPFHHWLPGAMVAPTPVSALLHAVAVVKVGVFCTTRTMLYVFGVDVMDKLNLGIPTAYFVGFTIIVASMIALSKDNLKARLAYSTVSQLSYIILGVALLTPHGIEGGLIHIVNHAFSKITLFFCAGAIYIAAHKKYISEMSGLGRTMPFTFGAFAVASLSMIGAPPVAGFVSKWYLLVGSMEASQVGILMILIASTVLNVGYFAPITYKAFFGKRPNGQAETGIKEAPLSMLIPLLIAATISVIIGIYPNFMMQFVRMVIG
- a CDS encoding NADH-quinone oxidoreductase subunit I, coding for MSGYWSEIITGGKSLVTGMMITAREFFKPVVTEQYPWEVPTMTPKFRGHIELIGNEETGAPNCIACGMCQRACPSGCITLSSKKNENGKGKVLTSYVLDFTKCSLCGSCVESCNFNALRYSKVYNLASFDKNDFIIDLIKRLEDQNTCKR
- the nuoK gene encoding NADH-quinone oxidoreductase subunit NuoK — encoded protein: MQLLNLYNCLTTYLVIGALLFSFGVYGMVVRRTVIGMLVSSEFILAAASTNFMAFSRFTSPEPAVGQIFTLFIMAIAAAEAAIAVSILIAVYRNYKSIETDDLTDLQG
- a CDS encoding NADH-quinone oxidoreductase subunit C, whose translation is MALQETTLKALQELIPEVASTAPEEGLTDAPGIRVTDPAKHGHHVEVLVTQDQVVAIAEVMDKEGYFLESISGVDWLDQQQLEVVYDYNRLGGEHCRVMVRTRIPRDTPELPTITGVFPSADWHERETFDFYGVLFQDHPNLIRILLPEDADFFPLRKDYMP